The nucleotide sequence aaaaactgAATTATGATatggaaaatatatttaattcttttttttatcaGAATGAAATATATTGGATAAAATTCGGATACGAACGTCCAATTGATGAAGAAATCCTAATTCAATTGAATAAACTTTACTGCCTTGTTAAGAATTTAGAAATGTTACCGGGGTTATTTAAACCAGAGCCCCTAACAGATTCATTAATTCATTTCTTGAAAcatcattttaataaaaaaaaacatcgTCATGCTTTATTAATTTTAGACGATGTTTATAATAGCAAAATAATTGATGTGTTTGATTTTGAATGCAAAACATTGGTTATCACTGCTAACCTTGATGTTACATGTGGAAAAAGTATTTCTGTATTCGAGTTGTTAGATGGGTTCACTGAAACAGAAACTTTAAGTCTTTTTGCTAAAGTATTGGATACAAAAGTGGAGATACTACCTTCTGAAGCAAAACACATTCATGATGAATGTAAAGGCATGCCTTTATTAATAGCTATGTTTGCCACCCAATTTGAAGAATTTAAACATGACATGAAATTACGTCCAGATAGATGgagatattatttaaattcgttAAGAAATAAAGACAAAAAAAATCGTGTCATTAAACTATTCCTGGAAAGACaggaaacaatttttaatatgtgTATAGATCAATTATCTATCGAAATGAGAAAATGTTATGAAGAATTAGTTATTTTTAGAGAAGATGTCAATATAACACCACAAACATTGAAGGTTCTTTGGGGGAGATGTACATTTCAAGTTGAAGAAATGATGCTAGATTTATGCCATAAATCTCTTGCAGCCAAACAATGGAACAATAAATTACATTGTTACATGTATGGCGTTCATGATTTATTACTTTATCTTCTTCGGAAAAGATTTTCAGAAGTTGAATTAGTAAAAATGCATAAATCATTAATTGAAAAATATCGTAAATACTGCGATGGCGATTTCTCAAAACTTCCAAGTGATAATTATAGTTATTCATACATTGGATATCACTTGGAACAAGCACAATTATATGATGAATTGCCTAATATATACTTAAATTTTGATTTCATTCAAGCAACAATAATTCACAGTGGTTTAAGTAATTTGTTAGTCGACCTGTACAATTACAGAGAACATAttacaaaaaattatgatcCAATGTTTGTAACACAATTTAATGATTTACAAAGATTTTTGGATGAGCAAACAAGCACTATAGTAAAACATAAATACAAAAAATGCTTGGATATAGTACAGATTGCTATGAATCATCCTTATGAAGGTTATGTCAAAGATACTGCCATTAAACTTGCAAAAGAAAGatctaaaaatttgtatttgtcTCATGACAAAAAATTAGGACAATTGGATAGACCATGCAGTGAAGAAATATCAACAGAAATTCGTACATCATGCTTTGTACATGATCCAGATTTAATTCTAATTGGAAATGGAGCAGgtgaaatatttttgtgggATAGTATTTATAAAACACACAAAGTTTTTAGTGGGCATGATAAAAGTTGTGGCATAAGAAAGATTGTTATATCTACAGAAGGCGACTGTTTTCTGTCGTTAGACGATCTTGGAATAGTGAAACTTTTTGAACTCTCTCATGATGAAAATTATGATCAAAATCGTGTTTTATTAAGACCAAGAGAAAAACAATCTTTTTGGAGTGGAATATTTGCTAGCAAGATACCCCACGATGATAGCTCACTAGTGCTTTCTGTTGATGGGGAAATTATACAAGACATGACATTTGCACATGATAGTAAATATATTGCAGTTTGTACAAATAGAGGGACAATAAAAATTTGGGATCGATATGGAGTAATATTGTCAGAACACAGCCATAATCCACAGAACAGCAGTTGTCTTAAAAGTGTAGTGTTCTCTATGGAAAGCAATTTACTTCATGTAATGGATGAGACCCATGGTGTTTTGATATCATACTGTAGATATGGTGCAGAGTATAAATATCTATCACAGTACAATCCGAACttacaaacaaaaaaaattatctttttttgTAATGTACCAAAACAGAATAATTCCTTATGCATCGTTACCGAAGATAAAGCTGTATATATAAAATGGTTTAGGACAAACAATGACCATATGCACACTTATGATAAACAAATAAGAGCaactattaaaaatagaaagatCGTATATGTTTGCGCTACGTTAACGTACGATGGTCAATATTTAGTTTTAGCTGATTCTAGTGGTTTTATAAATATATGGAATGCAAATGCTGGAACACAACTAATAGCCACTTACAAATGTCGTATTTCTTCTTTGGATACATATTGGTTAAAAGAAAAAGGATTTCATATTATTTGCGGTTGTGAAAATCGATTACTTCATAAATGGAAATTTCCAGTAGAAGGAATTACTAAATCAATAAGAAAACCTTTGTTTGATGCAGCAGTTCAACAGTTCGGTCAACCGGACGTTATTATTACAGAAACTTCTTCAAATACCATTGTTGCATTAATCGGCAATGAAATAATAGCAGAAACTAAACCAATCAATGGAAAAATATGTAACTTAATTCTTTCATCAGATAGAAAAAAAGTAGTTTTTGTTACAAATAAAGGTAGTGTCTCTTTATTTGATATAGAGAAGAACGAAGTTATGCCTATACTGAATATTTTACAAAACATAGAATTAATAAAGATTTTAAACGTACAAAACAATAGTATAATTGTTTGCAGAGAGACAGATGATAATTTAAGGGTAAGATCACGAAAATTCATTATATCGGTAATTACAATATCTTAATTATATTTGTTTAATAAATATTGGTAAAATATCGGTTGTAGGTCTGGCAAAACACAAAACTAACATACTTAATTGAAAATGCCGGATATGTTATTTCAATTCATGAGATAAGTGAAAAACATCTACTGACAATTACACGAAACGGTATTATAACACTTTGGAGCGTCAATGGTACTAATTGGTTACGAACCGACAGAGTATCTATTGGTAGCTCGGATATTCTCACTACTTTCAGTTGTTTAAGTTATTGGAAAATTATTCTAGCAGTGTTAAACGAACCTGGAGATGTCGTTTTATATAAACTACAAGAAGACACGATAACATCACCAGCTTGTATAAAAattactgaatattttagaaaaagaTATGCACAAAAACTGACGTGTTGTGACATTTCACAGGAAGAACAATATTTAGCTATTGGTTTTGAAAATGGAGATATTTCTGTAAGTTATCTCCATAAATTTGTCATTTCTATGACTATTGATAGGTGTTATTACATCGTTGTTTACTTCCAGATTATTGATATATCAATACGCGAAGAAATACACAAGTTATATTTTCATACAACATCTGTTACTCAATTGTATTGGGCACCATCTGTAATTGGCGTCCCAGTGTTGCTCTCTGTAAATTCTGATGAAATAGTGTGGTGGAATATTGCACCGGCTATACGCGTGCATAAAGAGAAAAAGAGACTCCGAGACAAAATTAATCGTAGCGTTAGTTCTCCTTCAGTTTGTCAAAGTGGAAATGCCAGTTTACATATGTCCACTAGTTACACTGCAGACGCAAAAATATACAATGCGGAAGATCAATTGGAAGGTAATACTACTGTGAATGGTGTACATAATCATCAAAGTAAGTACTGGAAATTTATCGAAGGTAAAGATCCACAACAGCCATCGTTATTAGCTGTTGTTGaattaccttcgaatttttttgcAAAAGTATGCATATCTACCGATTTTACAAAGTTCGTTACAGTCGACATTTATGGTTCTATTAGTACATTCACGTTATGTGGATTTAATTAACCATGACtactataattaaaaattcctataattaaatttaaaattttgttattGTAAAGGTGCAATAACTAAACATTATCGCGAAcaagaaattcttttttataaaaGTTTTTACTTATATTTAAGCAAAAATGTCAAGTTGAGATTTGTGAATGGTACACGTAACTATTACTACATCGAACTGAAACATAGATAGGAAAGTACACTGTAGATATTCGCGAATGATACCGAATGAACAGATGATTTATGCCGATTAGATTACAGGATAAGTGAATTTGCATACCACTTATACTGTCAGTAATTCTATCTCCACTGCCACTTGCATTTACCAGAAAATAAATGGATCTCTTATTTTTACACATCTTTACATGTGTATACAATAATCATAGTTACATTTTTGACTGCTTTTTTTATACCGTATTTTAGAAACTGTAAAATTTTCTCAAAGATTTTGCAAACTATTGATCTACCTACATATTGCAAGATATTTGTGCcattaacaaatatttttaattatggcAAGTTACTAAACGTAATTTGTGCATTTTACTCTACTTACTATTTGtacaaatactttttttttacgtTTTATACGTTAAATAATCACACTATAATAACAGTATAATAATGTATgaaatatgtgtatatatacatGTATGGACTACAGATTGTTTTATAAGTATTATTGCAATATAAAATAAAGATAATTGTAAATACCTAAAGGGTAAGGTATATTTAAATCATATATAATGTTGAAATTGTACTACATTTCTATTTTGTACTATTTAATAAGAAATTTATATGCAGGTGTGATTATTAATACAGAACATTTCCTTGAATTATGTAACGTAATatcactaaaaaaaaaaaaattctttagaagTAATTTTTGTTAATTCGAATTACTCgaactaataataattatatattcgtgataaattaaaaaatttaactttaaaaaaaattaatatttttaattcaatACTTATGTTTCAAACTtgtaatattttcaaaattcacagtgaatgttaaattaattattaattgtttatattatataaattgtGGAAAAGTTTCATatctttaataatatttttcatttttatttcaaactaCGTGCCTTAAATGTATAGTACACATATTAAGAGAGAAGTAAGAATTCGTTCATAAATTGCGttaaattttgtaatatatttgtacatattaGTAAGAAACCCAATCACCGGACATGTGAACAGTGAAGACaatgaatttattatttttcatattttgcaAAAAGATTATTACTTTAGTTTTTATTTACGTAGTGaaagatttaaattttattttaaactttaaaaaaaaaaattaattcactGTCCGGTAATAGGGATGGTCGCGGTAATTGGGCAATTTAATTGTAGATTTAATAGCTCCCTTTAGAAAACATTTATAATTCATACTTATTTTATATGCTACATATAAAAACCGAAAAAATCCTAAAAATCTATGACACATACATGTATAGTCGCATCGATTAAAACTAATCGTGtaatgcgattattatttattctgtttgaacaattttttgataaatcgTTTTTATACAGTATCCTTTGTCTCAGTGCTTAGATTTGTTTGGCTTTACTACACTATTAGGTCATTCCATACATTCGTGTCGAGTTTTACATTATTAGTGGACCAATACTTTCGAATAAAGCTGTTACTTTTGTGTTAAAATTGTACAATTGATTTACAAAACATAAAATGTCATGAACGCATTCCGCACGTAATTTTAGAATGGCCTAATAATTCTGGATGTTCCAATAAGATAAATACTTATGCATATAAGAGAATGATAATATGTAACAGATAATGTATCTGTATGcaattattttataaagaatcttagataatttaaatattgcatGTGTATTCACATGTATTTTTTGCGTGCAATCAAACGTGGTCCACGTATACATcgaaatttttatcaatattgtGATATAGGAATACACGCGATCAGTGTATTTCGTAGCTGCGGTGCAGTTTGCGGGAGTTGAACAATACTGGTGCTCATGAGCGGGGCAACCTTATTTGCTCAGCAAACAACAGAGGTGCgttctctcgtcgggctcaatattttatagcatttATTGTATTATTTTCGAACTTATGTATTTTACTCGATGTTACAAAAAGTGTATGtattttaatgtaaataaagCCATGTAAATACACCTTCACGCTCTGTGTTCCCACAAGATCAATGGTCCCGAAGTAGAAAATacgtttatggattgcatcgcgaTGCATAACATCCGCACGtggttaataatattaatagaaGACGTAAGAAAGTGACGATGCGATATATGTATGTACGACTTGGCACTGAATCGAGTGTTCAATTTTAATCTCTAGGCCAATGTCGACTGACACGTTGCAGTATCTATACAGATAGTATCATTATTGATAAACTTAGAAGATCAACTTCATTAACGTACATAAAAGACTCCTGTACGTGAAACGTCTTATCTGCATAAtcgtacttgagaaaaaagactCATAAAGTAAAACAGAAACGTAAACGTTTTATGAACTAAGGTTCGCGCGCGTGCCGATATATCGATGACATTGAATAGCAGACATACCGCGTCTGTAGCTAAATTAAATACTGATAATTGCTGAGATAGCACTTCAACATTGCGATTTTTTATTGTAATCTTATCTACCGTTAGATATCTTCTCGTATTGCGATAAATTCGATAGTACGTCTGAAATATAGTTCATAAAAGGAATTTAGTGacaaagaaaataatatttacagatattgtattttataaataCATGCATCTTCTAAATTTCTCGGTAAATTCTCTTTTAACTGGTATACAATTAGATCGATCAGAAGATTCATAAGATTGCTCATTCGTATGTAGATAAGAGTGTCGATTGCAATCGTTGAGATACATCTAACTGTAAATAATTACGCGTTAATTAGTATATTAGTAACATTATCCATCGCCATCGATCGATAGAATGTCGTGTGTGTATTCAATGAAACCTAAATAATGTCTGACGTAGTGTGCGGTTGTAAAGACACAGACAGAGCAACAGATATGGTtcatacgtatgtatgtatgtaccgTAGTGCTTTAGGTTCCGGAAATCTGAGCGGGGAAAGGAAAGGGTCGACTACCCGTAGAGGCAGCACGGCTACCAATCGTTGCACTTCGCGATATTCAGTCTCAGTGTGCGGATCGTCGTGACCGCTTGTCATTTCCACGTTCACTCGTTCTTAAGAGCAGATCTTTCTCCTGTTTCATCTTGGACGTTTTCGACGTGTGAACGCGCGAAAAACAATGTCGGCTATATATAAGAAATCGATACAAACGATTGGCAAGTGCGTGCCCGAGAAGTTCCAGCCGCTGTGGAATCATCCAGCTGGTTAGTAAAGTTGTCAATGCTTCTCCAGATTTATCAGACCGTTGCACGTGCCGGTAACATATGCGCTTGTACGACCGTAAAACGTGCACTCGGCCAGATTAGCAAAAAAGAAACCCACTTCCGTGACTCGTACGAAATTCAAGCATCTACATACTCTGCCTTCCGTGTACCGTACTGCTAATTCGAATGTACGTCGCCGTTCCGTGTGTGTGCGTGTACGCAAATGAATGACATCTCGTAATACGTTACTTTATATTCTAGCAACGTTGACGAGTCCTTGAACCGACTCGTGCATTTATGTTCCGTCTATGAAATAATTCAAAGTTTACCACGAATTAACATGTTATTTTCAAAGTTTATGGAACGTGTACATAGATCGTGTCGTCGTTAGTTGTTTTTTGGCATTGCCAAGAATTATCACACCGAAATCATTGAAAGAAAGAACGTAACAGCAGTATCGACCTATTTTCCCCTTTCAGGTCCGCAGACTATATTCTTCTGGGCACCGGCTTTTAAATGGGTCAGTAATAATTTTGAAGTTACGTCACGTTGAATGTTACATTCGATATACATCTTTCTTTAAAGTAACAACACTGTTCGGAATAATCACAGGAAACGCGACACGTTTCCCGATAAAATCTTCGGTTATTGTATATACATTATCCACTGTAAACAagtaaattttgtttcaaggcAGTTAAACACGCGGGCTTTAAGTTGCTGGCAAATAAACATGTTACAGAAATATTTCTCAAAGTATGAGGTAGTGTTCGCGTGCAATGGACTCGGTCCAAATGCGACGTTGACACGTGCCGTACCAGACCTTGCGAAATGAACCGCCGTTATAACGATCACCTTTGATAATTCCGTAACGGTTTTTTTACTTCCGTAACTACGCATCAAATCACTGCATAAATCGTTGAAGAGATTTAACGAAAGTTGTCGTATTCGCGTCACCCTGAAAAGCAGCTCGGAAAATCTTAAATTCAAAACGAACGAAAGAATTCCGTAGCTGAAATCTAGCGCGCGCGCATGCTTTAACGAAATATGGTCGATCTAGCTGGAAATAGGTCAGCCTTAAAATAAATACAGTTTGACCCAATTCGTTGACCCTTTCATTATTCGCCTCTTACTCGAGGAAACTGTTTCCTATTGTCGACTACTTACATTTTCTTTCGGCCAATGTTTTTCTCATTAAACTAATTTTGCAAATTACAGGGGCTTGTGATAGCTGGCCTCGGTGAtctgcagaggccagcaaatcaGCTCTCCGTTAGCCAATCGTCTGCCTTGGCCGTTACGGGTGTGATTTGGACTAGGTATTCCTTAGCAATCACACCGAAAAACTGGAGCCTTTTTAGCGTAAATCTCTTCGTCGCACTAACGTCTATGTATCAAATTGCTAGAGCCGTAAAGTAAGTATCTCTTATGATAAGTGAAAATATCTTCGACACTTGaccttaaattatataaattttaccACCAAAATAGCTCAACTAACGTATCTTTTAAAGAAGCACCCCTGCTTATGGGTAAGGTACTTGCACCGCATGGTACATTACTGGAAACCGTTTAATTTTTCTCAATTTTTTGTCTCTACTACTGCTTTTACGCTGTGACTCTATCCAGTCGCGTGAGATACGCTGTACATTCAATCAAACGTATTATGCTCGGTTTGCATAACAGAACAGGGCGAAATTCAAGGCAACGTTTAATTTTATCTATTTCGACCGAACTACAAGCCGCTCACATGTTCTACCAGTAATTAAGTTCGGTGATAAAGCTTCTTTCTCTGCTCGTATAATGATAAGCACTCGATATTACGCTGGATGGAATTATTTATGACGATACGGGAAGTTTAACACTCCCTTTTCTATTTATTCGTTCGATACTCGATGCATTATTTATGACGATCGTGACGGCGCGTTACGAGAATGCATTTCGAATTGAGTTATTCCCTTTTAAATAACTTGATTTGAACGATCTTGGAATATGCAGGACGGGACACTTTGAATTACTGCGACAATCTCCAACAACATTATCATCTCTAGAGCAAAGTGGGTCAAATAAAAGTTCAATAGTTGGAAAGGGGTCATAAGGTGATTTAATCGAAATTATTCGATATGTTAGCAATTCGTAAACTCGAATGATTTAAAACGTATTCTTTTTACAGCAGTTTGATGCACACTAACGTTAAATTCAACTATTatagtttttttatatttatccgTATTTCAAGTGCGGAGATTAAGAAAGAAAATATTACTGCTGTAGTATCGGGAGGCATAACGACCGTTTCGTAATCGATGCACTAATGATTATTTCATATAATGTAACGTACTTTTATCTTTATATGACTCCACGCAAGAAACGTTTGTACATATTCATTTTACATATTTATTCGCTTGCACTGATCGTAATACTGTAGACTTTGGTCGTTATTATTACATAGAACATGTAAATGAACGTTCATATTACTATAAGTTAAATGGTTTTTCAAGCATCGAATAAATGGTTCTATTTAAATAAAGGTCACCTTCAAATTTTTCTCCAAAAAAATTTCGTTGAAAttcatatttaataataattctttcttTCAGATATCAACGCGAACACGAATCTTCGGCACAAGCAGTATCGACAGAGAGGAAATAGTAATTTTATTCGAGTAATATACATTCCTAGGGATACAATATTAAATATAGACAACTAGTATATTAGGAACAAACTCGCGAAGCGAGCAATTCTCAACCATTACCTAATAACTGACAAAAAAGATTTCAGACTTAAAACAGAATGAAACAAGTTCATAGTATTTATTTGATTACCTCTCAATGGTTTTGAAAGTTCCAAATagataaattgtaaatatttcaattcAAGTAAACATACATCGCATAGAATAGAAACACATCGAATGTTAAACGAAAACAATCAAGAAAACACCAAAAACAAACAATCATAGAATACCAAAAATAAGCAATTGCAAATCAGGAATAGACAGTATGAAcatcaataataaaaaaaaaagaaatcgcgTATCAAGATTTAGAAAATTCGAGACATCAAAAAATAGAACACCAATAATCAGGAAATGTACAACACCTTAGATAGTTCATTCACTCTTAGGGATCGTGGAACACCGACAATAGTACCCTAATATCTCGAaagctttaaaatattaataatcagAAAAAATAACAGATTAAAATCAAATGtaattattaagaaaatttcaatctttaaaaataacaaaatgtTCATGCCAAACTGTGATATCGAACGTAAGGTGCTGTTCGTACCTTTATTCCACTAGCAATGCATAAATTCTAAATCCTTAGAATAAGTACAAATATCAATAATATGTATAATATGATTTCAAAATTTAGTACAATATCGAATGACACATATTGTAAACTGGAAACACCAATGATAGTACACCAATCTATAGGTATAATATATTAAACTTAGGTATGTTTGTTCATGTACAAATCTACCTCAAACTAACACTGCTCATTATAACGATTCGCAACACTGACGCTGAAGGATTCGAAGAAGTAGATAACGTACAAATCGCATACCGAGTTCGATAATGTTATAACTGCCTTGTAtagatttaataaaataatatatttttctatagagTGGAGAAAATAACATTATTTCCTTTgtgttttattttcgaaaaattattttaagccTAGCTACAGGCTGTGATTTTAGTAACTGAATCAAGTTACAATTCTGTTCTAAGTAAAGATAGAAGAAAATcatacaaaataattttaaataatttaatgaccTCTGTTATTCCGTGATATGATTTTtttcatgtgtgtgtgtgtgcattTGCAAAGTGCAGTTACACTCTTTTTTACATGAAACTCTCTAATGTCTATCTATGGAAAAAGAAACACTTCAGTTTGAGAAGTATGGTACAATGGTTACAATTGCCTGAAtataattatctgttattattcTAATACAAGTATTTGCATATAAACATTGCTACACTGCGAATTATTGCTGTTTCTATCTTTTGAACTACCACATAATTATATGGCAGCTACtaattcttaaaaaatttacatttttaactTTACTCATTCTTCTAACTGTCGCGGTTCGTTCCTAAACTTTTACCGAACGCAGGACATTTTCTAGGATACATCATCATGATCCTGCTTAATTCGGGACGATTAGCTGATTTATACCTATACGAttcatatattaaaattaattatctaagggtaatgaaatatatttaataaataatagttaCATCCTTAAATCGATGACCTATTTAAGA is from Colletes latitarsis isolate SP2378_abdomen chromosome 4, iyColLati1, whole genome shotgun sequence and encodes:
- the LOC143340818 gene encoding uncharacterized protein LOC143340818 — its product is MSAIYKKSIQTIGKCVPEKFQPLWNHPAGPQTIFFWAPAFKWGLVIAGLGDLQRPANQLSVSQSSALAVTGVIWTRYSLAITPKNWSLFSVNLFVALTSMYQIARAVKYQREHESSAQAVSTERK